DNA sequence from the Bdellovibrio bacteriovorus genome:
ATTCCCCGTGCCTTCAATGCGTGTAGCAAAGCCGGTCATTCGGCGCACCAAGCTCACTGTCACCCAAACACCCATCACCAAACAAAACAAACCGCCGACAATCGAAATCATTAAGTTGATCATACGAAAGGCTGCACCCGATTCATGCGCCGTGGCTGCGTCTTTTTCAATGAGCTCACCCAAAGTTTCCATTTTCCCTTCGAGAACTTTGAACGAGGCTTCGAACTTGGGCAGCTCTGCCAACGCTGCACGATAACCTTCGGCAATGGCTAGATCCACAATCTTATTTGTGGATGCAATGTAGTTCACCATTTCGGGCTTGGTTTCTAGAATCGCATTTCGCGTGTTATTATTTAACGGAAGCTTTTCTAGTGCTTCGAGATATTGTTGAAATTCCTCGGACTTTTCCTGCGCTTCTGTTTTGATCTCTTTCAACTGCTCCGGATTGTTTTCAGCGGCAAGCAATGACGCCAAAACTACAGACCTCAATCCATCATGCATCATATCCGCTAACGTCATATTGCGAACTGCAGGCAGTTGCACATTGGCGACGTTATCAAACTGATTCATCAGCTTGGTGGAGTTAACGAAAGAAAGTGTAGCGACGCCAGATAGTACAATCAAAAATCCGCCACACAGCAACCAAAGTTGTTTTTTAAGGGTTAAACCCATATCACCCTTACCAGAGTTTTGATTCGATTGATAAATAAACAATCACACCAGTTTCGTGTTCTTCCGCGGAAGGGCCAATTCCCAACAAAGCACCGATGCCAGGAACGATTTCAGTTTCTTCTCCAGCCTCAAAAGCTGTACGGATGCCCGGCACCACGTAATATGTTGATGCGGCGGCTTTCATATCAGGACCGATCACAGATTCATTGCTGTTAAATACAAACTCACAAAGCAGGTTTGTTTTTGGAGTGTAATTGTAAACTACGCTGGATCCAAAGTTGAACCCAAAGGTCGTTGCCGTGTCTCCGTTGACGTCTTTAGCATCAGGAGTGAAGGTGAAACCCGCATTCCAATGATTTGTCCAGCGATCATTGATCGTGATCGAAACGGCCTGGTTGAACTGTAATCCTGCAACGCCTGTCCCGAATCCCTTTTTGTAATCACCTGTTGGCGCAATTAAAGTAAAGCGCGGAGCCATAGCAAGAGTCGGCGTGTTCAAAAGTTGATAGCGATAGTTCAGTAGAATGTCGCCGACCTGAGTTTGATCGCTTTCACCCGCCTCGCCCGTTTGTTTCATCACTGGAACAACAAAAGAGAATTGATGAGTTTCATCCGTTATAGGGATTTCACTTGTGAAGTTATAAGTCCAATCATGCGAAGGATTTAGATACTGATAAGTTTGAATAAATTGAACAACACCCGGCTCTTGATTGTAAGCCTCTTCCATAAGAAAAGAGTTGTCCTTCACGACCTCTGCTTGCGCAAAAGACGCCATCATTAAAACCAAAACGTTCAAAATTCCGAATTTATGCATGTATCCCCCGAGAGTGTTTCGAATATCTTTTCTCGAACCTCGGCGAAAATCTACGGAGTACGTATTTCCCAACAAAGAACAAAACTTTGGGAGGGGTTTTCTTTAGGCAGTGCGCTTAATTATATGAAAGCCAAAACGTGTGCGCACAGGCTTAGACGATATTTCCCCGACCTTTAGAGCAAAGGCCGCATCTTCGAAGTCTTCATCCATGCGACCTGGACCAAAAGTTCCAAGGTCTCCACCCTGGGCCGCAGAAGGGCACGTCGAATAACGTTTCGCCAATTCCTCAAAACTTTTTCCGGAACTCAAGGCGCGAAGAACATCTTCGGCTTCATACTGATGCTTCACAAGAATGTGGCTGGCGCGGATTTTCATGGTCACACACTACTTGTCGTTTTCAAAAATGTCACCCGAAAGCTTTTTTTCGCCTTATCCAAAGTATAAGAATTTTTTTGGAAGATCATCACCCTTCGTTATTTGCGACTTGGGTTTGTGCTTGTTTCAGGCTGAAACAGGCTCTTCGGACTGAATGTTCGGCCCCAGTTCTGCAAAAGAAATTTAAAAAAAGAAGGGAAATACTATGCCTATCAATCCGTACGTAATCGAACAAACATCCGCTGGAGAACGCAGTTACGATATTTATTCTCGCCTGCTCAAAGACCGTATCATCATCTTGGGCTCGGCTGTCACCGACGAGGTCGCAACCTCTTTGATCGCCCAGATTTTATTTCTGGAGGTGAACGATCCAGATAAGGATATCCATCTTTATATTAATTCCCCGGGTGGATCCGTCACTGCTGGGATGGCCATCTACGACATCATGCAATTCGTAAAATGCGACATTGCCACATATTGTTTGGGTTTGGCGGCAAGCATGGGTTCTTTGCTCTTAACGGCAGGCACCCCAGGGAAACGCTTTGCGATGCCCAACAGCCGAATTTTACTGCATCAACCGCATCTGGGTGATGGAGGGTTGGGCGGACAAGTGACCGATATCGAGATCCACGCAAAAGAGTTGGTCCGTACGAAGAAAAGGATGACCGAGATATACTCCCTTCACACCGGTAAGAAGGCAGATTTCCTGGCAAAGACGATGGAGCGAGATCATTATATGAGTGCGGAAGAATCCAAAGTCTTTGGAGTCATCGATCACGTCATCCCTGCCCGAAAAAAGCTTTTAAAAGAAGCTGGCTAATCTCATGTTCGCAAGGAGAGCTTCGGCTCTTCTTGCTTCCAACTTTGGGCCTGCCGCCGTCTCAGAAAAAGAAAGCGCTTGTGAATTAACAGGAAGATGCCTCAAACTTAAAGATAGCGACACTCCACTTAATTTGAATGTCTTGGGACTGGGGGAAGCGTCTTGGCAGCCAACTACTACCTAACTACAGGTAAACAAAAACTAGGGCCGTTATCAGAGAAGAATATCATTGATGGCGTTCGCTCTGGAAAAATCAGTTTGTTTGATATGATTTTGAATAATCAGACGGGCGAATGGATGATGCTAGCCCAGCATCCTGATTTTTCCGACTTAGATCCTTCAAATGAATCTAACACTTCATCTGAGTATGGCGATCATCTCGCGGTTGGCTTAATATCGGATCAAGAATCGAACGAGAAATTAGATCTCCCTGAATTTATCACTCCCGATAATTTTCCAATTTTAACTCCCGTTTACTGGTACGAAAAAGACCACTCAGACCAGCGTTTAAAATACTTGGATGTGCTTGAACTTATTCGTTCTCAAAAGCTTTCTGAACAGAGCTTGATCTCGAAGAATCCGCACGGCCCTTGGCAGCCCGTTATCAATTGGGACGAGTTCTCGCCGAAATCATTAGAAGATTATAAAAGAGCTTCAAATGAAGATCTTCCCGATGTCCATATTCGTCGAAAATCGCAACGCTTTAACTGTGGAAAGGTTTTCGTCGCCCTTTCAAAAAAGGGAACAGGTTTCCAGGTCTTCTGTGCCGATATCTCTAAAACCGGCTTAGGCTTTTTGGTTCGCGCCGCTAAGTGTGACTTAAATGACGAGCTAATGATTAAATTTGACGACAAACTGCAAGACAGTAAGTTTGACGCCAAAGGCATTGTGGTTTCAGTTCGAAAAGTAAAACTGCCGGGCGCCAACGATATTTATATCCGCTACGGCGTGCGTTTCACTGCACTTTCCGAAGCGGGTAAAAAATTTATCTTGTCTGTCACGAAATCCTAATTACTTTTGCAACGTATTGATGAAGGCCTCTACCTTGGGAAGAACTTCATCAAAGTCTTTATCGTGAAAGTTCAGCGTGGGACGAATCATTTCTGGTGGCATCTCTTTGGCCTTCATTCTGAGCCAGAAAGAACTTTCCGCAGGGCTTGAAAGATTGAGCATGGTGCCCTTCATCTCAAGGACCATTTCTTTTGCGGTCGCCTTCTGAAATTGCGAGTGGCACATAGCACAGTTCTTTTTCACAAAGGGGACAAGTGGCTCAAAAGCCTGCAAAGTTTTTTCGGAAATATGCGACTTAGACGGATCTTCAGAAATCTCATCTGCTTTTTTACCAGAGGAAATTCTTAAGAGAGCTCCGTTTTTATCATCCAAAACAAGAACCGAACCGTCATTCAAGGCAGTTAGGCCTGTGGGGGCTCCGCGAGGACGAACTCCCTCTTGTGCCTTCCAACCAAATACCACCTCTTGGTATTGGCTATCGGTCGGCGTTCCCAATTCATCAACGGGATAAGCGACGATTCGCTGACCGTATTTCTGATATCCGTGCCATCCGACTAAAAGTTTGTTCTTCAATTGAGGCAGCAGTTCCCCTTTGTAGTAAAGAAGACCCAGAGGAGCCGTGTGGGCAGGCATAAAGATTTTTGGTAAAGCGAAATTCTTCGCACACATTTCACCAGTAACTTTATTTTTAAATCCTGGAGCGACTTCCCCGCGCGAATGGCAATAAGGCCAACCGTAGTGTTTTCCTTCTTCTAGAATATTTAACTCTTCATAAGGGCGTTCTTCATCCGGAAGATCCAAGCCGTTTTCACCTTGAAGGACCAGGCCTGAAATTGGATGCACGGTTAACGCCATTGAGTTTCTTAAGCCGCGCGAAAAAGGAACGACCTTCACCGCTTTTCTTTGAGTGTCGTTACTGAGTGTTACTTTCCAAACGGCGGCACTCGCAAGGGCACTTTCAGACTGAATACATTTTCCATTTTCGTCGATGGTTTTTATACCAGAACCGCAGTCATCTGAAGGGGCACCGACATTTATATACATTTCCGTGAAGTCCCGATTGGCGGCCATTTGAATAAGAGGATGTTTGTTCTTCAAGCGATTTTCCAAAGCGTTATAGCTGCCCGCACTTGCGTATTCTCCTTTACGGAAAATAGACTGAGCAAAGTCATTCACGACAACTTCAGTTGCGGTATCAATATTAAATTGTCCCGTCTTTGGGTCTCTGGGTTGAAAGCGCACCACGGCTGTCGGCGTTCCAACATAAAGGCGTCCCTCGGGATCAATAATGATCCCATTAGGCATCGTGAGTTTCTTTGTAGGAAAAAGATTAACCACCCCTGTTTTTTCGACGCCAGAAGAATCTTTTCCACGATAAACAGCATACACAGTTCCGCGACCGAAAGCCCAGCCACCCATTTCAGTGACATAGATCACGCCTTCTTTAGATTGCACGGCGTAACGAGGCATTTTAAATCCCTCTTTTTTTCCAGCTAGAACACCAACACACAATCCCTCTAGAGTCGCCACCGGGGCTTGGGGAAGACCGTCACAGAGCACAGAAGTATCAAGACGGTATCCCGAATTTTCAAAAACTTCCGCGTTCGCTTGAACCGCCGTCAGTGCTGAAAAAACTATGATCCATTTTGAGACAACCGCTTTTGCTTTCATAAGTCTTCCTTTCAAAGGAATATCCAGCTTATGAAAGAGCAAAAGGTACGCCCTGTTATCTGCAACTCCATCGGTATTAGCGAACCAAGATGAGAATCAAAATGGCCAAGGACAAATTTGGCTGACACCTTTTGTACAGCTATTCGTCCTGTAAATTTAACGCAGGCGCTCTTGGGTTTTAGCTTCAGATCGAAATGGCCTCATTACTTTCCTTTTCGTAACCAAAGCACAAAAAGGTGCGTACTTCCAATATTTTAGATTTCAACTATCCTTCAGAAAGCGACTCACTAAAAGAAAGGATACCGCACATGAAAACAAAAAACGAATCAATCAGAACAAAAGCGCAAGAGACTTTCGAAAAGCATCTTGAGTATCTTTCTACAGGGAATATCAGTGCCTGGATGGCTCTATGGAACGAAGGCGGCGTCTTGGAATTTCCCTTCGGCCTTAAGGAATACCCAGCCCAGGTCAGCGGCAATGAAGCAATTCACGAATACATCCGCCACTTCCCGAATTACTTGAAGATTGAGTTTACAAAACCCACATATCATCTGACTGAAGATCCAAACCTTGTGATTGCTGAATTTAAAGGTTTTGGTAAGATGGTCACGAACGGACGCCCGTACAATCAGACGTATATTTCC
Encoded proteins:
- a CDS encoding transporter; the protein is MHKFGILNVLVLMMASFAQAEVVKDNSFLMEEAYNQEPGVVQFIQTYQYLNPSHDWTYNFTSEIPITDETHQFSFVVPVMKQTGEAGESDQTQVGDILLNYRYQLLNTPTLAMAPRFTLIAPTGDYKKGFGTGVAGLQFNQAVSITINDRWTNHWNAGFTFTPDAKDVNGDTATTFGFNFGSSVVYNYTPKTNLLCEFVFNSNESVIGPDMKAAASTYYVVPGIRTAFEAGEETEIVPGIGALLGIGPSAEEHETGVIVYLSIESKLW
- a CDS encoding peptidylprolyl isomerase; protein product: MKIRASHILVKHQYEAEDVLRALSSGKSFEELAKRYSTCPSAAQGGDLGTFGPGRMDEDFEDAAFALKVGEISSKPVRTRFGFHIIKRTA
- a CDS encoding ATP-dependent Clp protease proteolytic subunit, yielding MPINPYVIEQTSAGERSYDIYSRLLKDRIIILGSAVTDEVATSLIAQILFLEVNDPDKDIHLYINSPGGSVTAGMAIYDIMQFVKCDIATYCLGLAASMGSLLLTAGTPGKRFAMPNSRILLHQPHLGDGGLGGQVTDIEIHAKELVRTKKRMTEIYSLHTGKKADFLAKTMERDHYMSAEESKVFGVIDHVIPARKKLLKEAG
- a CDS encoding PilZ domain-containing protein; the protein is MAANYYLTTGKQKLGPLSEKNIIDGVRSGKISLFDMILNNQTGEWMMLAQHPDFSDLDPSNESNTSSEYGDHLAVGLISDQESNEKLDLPEFITPDNFPILTPVYWYEKDHSDQRLKYLDVLELIRSQKLSEQSLISKNPHGPWQPVINWDEFSPKSLEDYKRASNEDLPDVHIRRKSQRFNCGKVFVALSKKGTGFQVFCADISKTGLGFLVRAAKCDLNDELMIKFDDKLQDSKFDAKGIVVSVRKVKLPGANDIYIRYGVRFTALSEAGKKFILSVTKS
- a CDS encoding PQQ-dependent sugar dehydrogenase, producing MKAKAVVSKWIIVFSALTAVQANAEVFENSGYRLDTSVLCDGLPQAPVATLEGLCVGVLAGKKEGFKMPRYAVQSKEGVIYVTEMGGWAFGRGTVYAVYRGKDSSGVEKTGVVNLFPTKKLTMPNGIIIDPEGRLYVGTPTAVVRFQPRDPKTGQFNIDTATEVVVNDFAQSIFRKGEYASAGSYNALENRLKNKHPLIQMAANRDFTEMYINVGAPSDDCGSGIKTIDENGKCIQSESALASAAVWKVTLSNDTQRKAVKVVPFSRGLRNSMALTVHPISGLVLQGENGLDLPDEERPYEELNILEEGKHYGWPYCHSRGEVAPGFKNKVTGEMCAKNFALPKIFMPAHTAPLGLLYYKGELLPQLKNKLLVGWHGYQKYGQRIVAYPVDELGTPTDSQYQEVVFGWKAQEGVRPRGAPTGLTALNDGSVLVLDDKNGALLRISSGKKADEISEDPSKSHISEKTLQAFEPLVPFVKKNCAMCHSQFQKATAKEMVLEMKGTMLNLSSPAESSFWLRMKAKEMPPEMIRPTLNFHDKDFDEVLPKVEAFINTLQK
- a CDS encoding nuclear transport factor 2 family protein, with the protein product MKTKNESIRTKAQETFEKHLEYLSTGNISAWMALWNEGGVLEFPFGLKEYPAQVSGNEAIHEYIRHFPNYLKIEFTKPTYHLTEDPNLVIAEFKGFGKMVTNGRPYNQTYISVVKTTNGKIDTYKDFWNPLVLQTALGENNKYDGATANM